From Lolium perenne isolate Kyuss_39 chromosome 5, Kyuss_2.0, whole genome shotgun sequence, a single genomic window includes:
- the LOC127300149 gene encoding putative F-box protein At4g17565 produces MELEVTPPELPQDVLMDIFSLLEIPDLVRAASVCPSWCSANTSLQKLGQYKRPQTPCLLYTSETDGESDARLYSLVEKRSYKLTLPEPPIRGRYLIGSSNGWLVTVDDRSEMHLLNPITWEQIVLPSVITLDPVAPIFDETGALCKYNFTSHVWCPPFTADLDELRWCLHDRAFVFYDTSVKHYIVVLIHYPRGQLSFAWLGDDKWTLLPPHRNFHDCLYKDGLLYAVAQQGEIFAFDVRGPMVTEKLIAPCGDLLQVWRIDEDVDSAPYDIHVGKVDIFKVDTALAKLVKINSLDDLVLVLGYNQSLCLSAEEYPGLKANHVYFTDDHAFNIFGHKDNRRDIGVFDLANNTRGELVSPQLWSNWPPPIWITPAITELCPTTVPPHTTTVSSSQFCNQACLRAAYIFFCIVCAYVIGWGYIV; encoded by the exons ATGGAATTGGAGGTTACACCGCCGGAGCTGCCACAGGACGTACTGATGGATATATTTTCCCTCCTGGAGATCCCTGACCTTGTACGCGCTGCATCCGTCTGCCCCTCGTGGTGCTCCGCAAACACCAGCCTTCAGAAGCTTGGGCAGTACAAACGCCCCCAGACGCCGTGCCTGCTCTACACCTCTGAAACCGATGGAGAGAGCGATGCGCGGCTCTACAGCCTCGTGGAGAAGAGGTCGTACAAGCTAACCCTCCCGGAGCCGCCTATCCGCGGAAGATATCTGATCGGCTCCTCAAACGGCTGGCTAGTTACCGTCGATGATAGGTCTGAGATGCACCTTCTCAATCCTATCACCTGGGAACAGATTGTTCTTCCGTCCGTCATCACCCTCGACCCGGTAGCACCCATCTTCGATGAGACAGGTGCCTTGTGCAAGTATAATTTTACGAGTCATGTATGGTGCCCACCTTTTACCGCTGATCTTGACGAGCTACGGTGGTGCCTCCATGACAGGGCATTTGTGTTCTATGATACATCCGTGAAACATTATATCGTGGTGCTCATCCACTATCCACGTGGACAGCTATCCTTCGCTTGGTTAGGGGATGACAAGTGGACCTTGCTGCCACCGCACAGAAACTTTCATGACTGCCTTTACAAGGACGGCCTTTTATATGCTGTGGCTCAACAAGGAGAAATCTTTGCATTTGATGTCAGAGGCCCTATGGTCACAGAAAAGTTAATT GCTCCTTGCGGTGATCTGCTGCAAGTTTGGAGAATAGATGAAGATGTGGATAGCGCGCCTTATGATATACATGTTGGGAAGGTCGATATATTTAAAGTTGATACTGCGTTGGCAAAGCTTGTGAAAATAAATAGCTTGGATGATCTTGTGTTGGTTCTTGGGTATAACCAATCGCTTTGTCTCAGTGCTGAAGAATATCCGGGGCTGAAGGCAAATCATGTCTACTTTACGGATGATCATGCCTTTAATATTTTTGGACACAAGGATAACCGTCGTGATATTGGAGTCTTTGACTTGGCAAATAACACTAGAGGGGAACTTGTATCCCCTCAGCTTTGGTCCAACTGGCCTCCTCCCATCTGGATAACACCTGCAATTACAGAGTTGTGCCCAACAACAGTTCCTCCGCACACAACAACAGTTTCGAGTTCACAATTTTGTAATCAAGCGTGCCTGCGAGCCGCttacattttcttttgtattgtcTGTGCCTACGTCATCGGTTGGGGCTATATAGTGTAA